The region AAACCTACAACTGCACACTACCCAGTGGTGAGTTTAAGGTGCCCCTTGAACCAAGCCCCATTGTTGTCAATGGCACTAGTTATGATGTGACCGTGGACTTCGGCGCAGTGCGTAATGTCATAATCACGGGCAGTGGTAAGTGCCTAGTAACCCCTGTTATTCACGTGGGTGTTTCGAAGCATTAAATTAAATATCTTAGTTAGTTACCTTATTAAAAATTATTTTATACTTACCCTCTTTCTTATTTATCCTTATTATTGGCGTTAATGGAATGGTATTTATAAGGGGTTCCCCACCGTTTAATGCAGGGTTATGCGTAGGGCCTTGATTGTTGGTGTTAATGGGATTAGTATTTCCGTGGCTAGGTTATTGATTAATAATGGTTATGATGCAACCTTCATAGTTAAGAGTGAGCATGAGGGCCAGGTGGTTAGGGATGTACCGGCCTACGTGTACGTTAGTGATCAGGTCAATGAGGAGGTCCTCGATAATGCGGGTATTGATAAGGCTGAGTTGGTCCTGTCCTTCGCGGATGATGAAACAAACCTGAAGGTTGCCAGTATTGCCCGGTCTAGGGGTGTCCCTGTGGTTATGGCTTTGGTTAATGATAAGGAGAATTACCTGGATAGGTTCATAGAGCTGGGTGTCTATGCCATACCAATTGTGGATGCTGTTATTTCGAAAATAGCCCATTACCTCAGGATGCCCTTTAAGCAATTATTGTTTGCTGATGAGCTAGTCCAGGCTTATTATGTGGTGATTAGTATGGACTCTCCATACCTGGGTGATGAGTTGGGGCAGTTGGAGAGGAGGTGTGGTGTTTCCATACCGCTGGTGATTAGGGGTAATGAGGTTATCCTGGGGAGGGATAACCTTAGTATTGAGGCTGGTGATAAATTATTGATTGTGGGTAGGAGCGATGCCGTTGTTAGATGTGTCGAGAAACTTTATTAATGGAGTATAGAACAAGCCCAACAATTAGCCAAGTGCACACTATCAATAGGTATATGGGCCTCGTGATTAGCACCAACACTATGGCTAGAGTGTACGTGGCGATGCCTCCAAGCGCTACGAGAGGTAGTTTAATGGTGCCGAGGGTAACTGCGGGTGTGTTGAAGTGCCTAAGTAGGTGTTTCTCTCTGTTCCTGAATGCCATGAGTGATGCCATGGTTAGTAGGTAGACCATTATTGATGCTATACCGTAGGAGTTGGCTATTAACTCCACACTCCCCGGTACTATAAATAACAATGCTATTAGTGATGCTGTGATGATTGATATATAGGGAGTTCTATACCTACCGTGAACCTCACGCAACCTTGTGTGTAGTAATCCATCCTCACTCATTATGTACATGTTTCTCGAGAAGTCCACGATGCCCGCGTTAACCGATATTAGGAGAACCACTGTTATTGCTAGGGATACGTACGTGGTTATGAGTGTATTATGGAATAATTGAGTGGCCAGTGCGGTTATTGGGTCGCTTAGGTTTGTTGATAATGTGGTTATGTTGTTTGTGATTAATGCCAGGGTTGATATTAACAGGGCCACTGCCGTGGATAGTGACGAGACACCCAGTATACTCCTTGGTATGGACACCGCGGGCGACATGGCCTCGCCAGCTGACTGGGCTATCACGTCAATGCCTATGTAACCCCTCAATGAAAGGCTCAGCCCGCTGAGTGGGTCGGTACCCCTGAGGCTTGTGTTCGTGACCTGGGTGGGTAATGCATGTGTTAGTACTAGGTAGTAGCCCATTATTATTATCAGCGCTATGCTTGATAGGTCTATAAGTAGGAGTGCCAGGTTGAACCTTGCGGAGGTCTTTATACCAGCGATGTTAATTCCCATGAGGATTAAAACCACCACTATGGACATTAACGAGTTCAGGGGCCAGCGGGACAGAGGAGTTACCACACCGCCTAGGTAGTTGACAGTGCCCAGTGCTCCGTAGGCTATCATTAGTACTTGGTCAAAGCCCAGTAGCCAGCCGGCCACGAAGCCCCAGAAATCACCCAATCCACGCTTCACGTAGTAATACGCACCACCGCTCCTGGGTATGGCGCTGCCGAACTCAGCGTAGGCAAGCCCAACTAGCCATAGCGATAATGAGCCCAGGAGCATGGTTAATGGTAATAACGAGCCTGAGTAGAGGGCTATTACGCCCAGGGTGAAGTAGTACGTGGAGGACACGTCGGAGTAACCCAGTGCGAAGAGGTCTATGGTTCCCAACTCCCTCTTTAGCCACGTTACTTTACGGGCCATTCATTACCGCAGTAACCGAGCCTTTTATATACCTTGGTATAATTTAGTTGCGGTTTTAGTGCATGGTTGCAGTGAGGTTGCCGTTTGGTTGCACGGTACTTTTTACGACATGGTTATATGCTGTTGCTAAGTGTGTACCTTGTGATGATGAGGAAGAGGCCCAGGTCTAGGGTTGAGATATACGCGGACATACTACTGGCACTTAATAAAATGGGGACCTGTGACAAGCTCAGTAGGCTGGCCATGATGGTGGGTGTTCCCTATGATAGGTTGGTGAGGTATCTTGAGGAGCTTAAATCCATGGGACTGGTTAGGTGGGAGCCGTTTGCTGGTGTTTCCCTGACGCTTAGGGGTTATGAATTAACCATGTCGTGTGGTATGGATAGAGACTCACTCATTAGATCCATTGACGAGCTTAGAACCGCCCCTCAGTATTAAAATGTTGGTGACACCAGCCCTACGCCTCTCAATTAAACCCTTAACCTCCAGCTTCTTAACAAGTCTGGAGACCTGGTACTTACTTAGACCAAGCTGCCTGCCCAACTCAGCCTGCGTTATTACACCGCCTCTCTTCTTAATAATTCTGAGGGCCCTCTTTTCTAGATCCGTTAATGGCATAGGCACGGGCATTCCCCCCTCACCGTCGGGTGATGGCTTTGTCAGCACTGTGGCGCTGCCCCTAGTTAGTGATGTGTATATGAGTATTGATGATATTGATGAGAGTATTATGGCTATTATCAGAGTCAGTAGGAAGTTGTAAAGTATGGTTGAGTTCTTAAATGGCTGTATTATGCTAACAACAATAGGTCTCCCGTCAATTCCCGTCATTATCACCGGTATTTTACTCGACATGAAGAAGAGGTATGTCTTGACCACTATGAATATTAGGAGTGCCGTTAGGGATATGCCAAGCCACAGTCGAAGGTACCTCGTGAATATGTTATTACCATACGTGGGCATTGAGTATTAAGTGGGTAGCCAATTTATATGCTTTCCCTCCTAAATCCCCAGGGATTCTTTATTAGTTTGTGGCTTAAACTAAGCACGATGCATGCTTACATCGTCTCCACAATGAGTGATTCTGGGAAGACCACGTTAGTGGCTGGCCTGATAAGGTTGGCGGTGAACAAGGGTTTGAGAACAGCGCCATTCAAGGCGCAGAACATGTCATTGAATAGCTACCCGGCCATTGAGGGTGGTGAGATAGCCCTGGCACAGGCCATGCAGTCATACGTAGCTGGTGTGAAACCCAGTATTTACTTCAACCCAGTGCTCATAAAGCCCATGGGTGAGGACAGGGCTGAGTACGTGGTTCTTGGTAAGCCCAGGAAACAAATAACCTTCGGTGATTACCTCAGGGATGCGAGGTTCAGGGCCCTGGTGATAAGGGCCATTAAGGGCAGCATTAAGAGGTTAATCAATGAGTACGACTTGGTGATAGGTGAGGGGGCTGGCTCCGCTTACGAACCAAACCTGGCACCGTACGACCTGGCAAACTTCAGACCAGCGCAGTGGCTTGGGGCCAATGTCTACGTTGTCCTGGACATAGACAGGGGAGGGGCATTCACACAGGGGCTTGGGCTCATGAACTCACTACCCAGTAAGTGGAGGGGCATGGTCCGTGGATTCATAATAAACAAGTTTAGGGGTGACGAGAGGCTGCTCAGGGATGCCGTGAAGTGGCTTGAGGATAGGACTGGGAAGCCCGTACTGGGCGTTATACCTTACATAAACGACTTAATACTGTGGCCCGAGGACTCCATGGACCTCAAGCCCATTGGGAATGGGCCCCTGGACATAGCCCTCATAGCCTACCCATACATCTCCAACTTCAACGACATATACCCACTGGCGTTTGAGGGGGACGTCACGGTGAGGATTGTTAGGTCACCCATGGAACTGGGGGAACCACACATGATAATACTACCCGGCTCCAAAAACGTGGTAGCCAGCGTGGAGTGGCTTAGAAGGACGGGGCTTGATAAAGCGATAAAGAGGCTGGTGGGCTCCTCAGTGATACTGGGCATATGCGGAGGATTCCAAGCACTAAGCAAAAAACTCAGCGACCCCACGGGAATCGAGGCGGGGGCACCAGGGCATTACCACGGGCTAGGGCTCATAGACCTGGAGGTTGAGTACGGAGTTGAGAAGATCACCGCACTATCAAGGGCTGTGGTTAACCACGGGGGCATTGAGGGCGCGGAAATAAGGGGCTACGAAATACACAGGGGAATAATAAAATACACAGGAAGCACGACCCCCTTCATAACAATAATCGAAAGAAACAACAGGAAGGTAAACATACCAGATGGAGTACTCGATGAGGGGAGAATGATCGTGGGAATAACACTACACGACTCACTGGGAAACCCAGAATTCAGAACATTCATACTCAACCTGGCCAGGGAAATAGCGGGACTCCCAAAACAAAAACCCAACAACACAACAAGCATAACAGCACTAATCAACCAAATAGACAAACTAGCCACAACAATAAAAAACAAAATAGACGTCGAATACATAATAAACCTCTAAACACCCCATCTCTTTCCTTCTTCGGTCTTCATAGTTGTGGGTAGATCCCTCAACCTTACTCCACAATCACTACTCAATCCCTAAAGCATACCTCTGCATTAAATTCAATCCCCCAACGAAGAAGACGCACCCGCAGTATGAGAGCTATGTATTTATTTCGTGTCTTTTTGCTTTATTATTTTTGTTATTTTATGTTGAATTGCATGAGATTTTTAATGGTTATTTGTTCTTTTGTTTTTGTTTATTTGTGGTTTATTGTTGCATTGTTGGGTATGCTTAATAATCCCTCACAGTCGCCGTGCTTGATGGATAAGTGGCCCGAGAGGGAGAAGCCTCGTTTTCACCCTGCGGTTTTGGAGTTTGAGAAGATGGTTACGGATAGGGATGGGTATTTGAAGTTTATTAATGAGTGGCTTTCTTATTCCTGGCGGTGGGCTAGAGATGATAAGTATAGGCTTGTCTTTAGGGTCCAGGCTTCGATAGTGAATGCCCTGAGGGAGTTTTTGGATTCCCAGGGGTTTACGGAGGTCCTTGCGCCGATAATTGGCCCCGTGACTGATCCTGGTATTAGGGGTGCTAAGCAGGCTACGGTGGATTTCTACGGGATGGAGTATAAGGTCATGTCCAGCGCCATCCTCTATAAGCAGTACATGGCTGCGTCCCTGGGCAAGATCTACTTCCTGAGCCCGAACATTAGGTTCGAGCCCAATGACAGTGTGTTCACGGGTAGGCACCTGGTGGAGTTTTACCAACTGGATTTGGAGGTTTACGGCGCCACTTATGACCAGGTTATTAATCTGGCTGAGGACATGATAATATACGTGGTTAAGTACGTGAGGGATCTCCATGGTAAGGAGCTTGAGGATAAGCTAAATAGGCAGTTGCCCGAGTTTAAGAAGCCCTTTAGGAGGTATACGCATGCGGAGGCTGTGGAGATAGTGAATAAGCTTGGTTGTGAGAATCCCAAGGGTTCGGAGATAAGGTGGGAGTGTGAGAAATTGCTCTCTGCCTATCATGATAACCCATTCTTCATAATAGACTACCCCAAGGGTGCCAGGGGATTCTATGACAGGGAGGACC is a window of Vulcanisaeta thermophila DNA encoding:
- a CDS encoding potassium channel family protein gives rise to the protein MRRALIVGVNGISISVARLLINNGYDATFIVKSEHEGQVVRDVPAYVYVSDQVNEEVLDNAGIDKAELVLSFADDETNLKVASIARSRGVPVVMALVNDKENYLDRFIELGVYAIPIVDAVISKIAHYLRMPFKQLLFADELVQAYYVVISMDSPYLGDELGQLERRCGVSIPLVIRGNEVILGRDNLSIEAGDKLLIVGRSDAVVRCVEKLY
- a CDS encoding APC family permease, with protein sequence MARKVTWLKRELGTIDLFALGYSDVSSTYYFTLGVIALYSGSLLPLTMLLGSLSLWLVGLAYAEFGSAIPRSGGAYYYVKRGLGDFWGFVAGWLLGFDQVLMIAYGALGTVNYLGGVVTPLSRWPLNSLMSIVVVLILMGINIAGIKTSARFNLALLLIDLSSIALIIIMGYYLVLTHALPTQVTNTSLRGTDPLSGLSLSLRGYIGIDVIAQSAGEAMSPAVSIPRSILGVSSLSTAVALLISTLALITNNITTLSTNLSDPITALATQLFHNTLITTYVSLAITVVLLISVNAGIVDFSRNMYIMSEDGLLHTRLREVHGRYRTPYISIITASLIALLFIVPGSVELIANSYGIASIMVYLLTMASLMAFRNREKHLLRHFNTPAVTLGTIKLPLVALGGIATYTLAIVLVLITRPIYLLIVCTWLIVGLVLYSINKVSRHI
- a CDS encoding winged helix-turn-helix domain-containing protein, which produces MMRKRPRSRVEIYADILLALNKMGTCDKLSRLAMMVGVPYDRLVRYLEELKSMGLVRWEPFAGVSLTLRGYELTMSCGMDRDSLIRSIDELRTAPQY
- a CDS encoding helix-turn-helix transcriptional regulator is translated as MPTYGNNIFTRYLRLWLGISLTALLIFIVVKTYLFFMSSKIPVIMTGIDGRPIVVSIIQPFKNSTILYNFLLTLIIAIILSSISSILIYTSLTRGSATVLTKPSPDGEGGMPVPMPLTDLEKRALRIIKKRGGVITQAELGRQLGLSKYQVSRLVKKLEVKGLIERRRAGVTNILILRGGSKLVNGSNE
- a CDS encoding cobyric acid synthase, with amino-acid sequence MHAYIVSTMSDSGKTTLVAGLIRLAVNKGLRTAPFKAQNMSLNSYPAIEGGEIALAQAMQSYVAGVKPSIYFNPVLIKPMGEDRAEYVVLGKPRKQITFGDYLRDARFRALVIRAIKGSIKRLINEYDLVIGEGAGSAYEPNLAPYDLANFRPAQWLGANVYVVLDIDRGGAFTQGLGLMNSLPSKWRGMVRGFIINKFRGDERLLRDAVKWLEDRTGKPVLGVIPYINDLILWPEDSMDLKPIGNGPLDIALIAYPYISNFNDIYPLAFEGDVTVRIVRSPMELGEPHMIILPGSKNVVASVEWLRRTGLDKAIKRLVGSSVILGICGGFQALSKKLSDPTGIEAGAPGHYHGLGLIDLEVEYGVEKITALSRAVVNHGGIEGAEIRGYEIHRGIIKYTGSTTPFITIIERNNRKVNIPDGVLDEGRMIVGITLHDSLGNPEFRTFILNLAREIAGLPKQKPNNTTSITALINQIDKLATTIKNKIDVEYIINL
- a CDS encoding asparagine synthetase A — translated: MDKWPEREKPRFHPAVLEFEKMVTDRDGYLKFINEWLSYSWRWARDDKYRLVFRVQASIVNALREFLDSQGFTEVLAPIIGPVTDPGIRGAKQATVDFYGMEYKVMSSAILYKQYMAASLGKIYFLSPNIRFEPNDSVFTGRHLVEFYQLDLEVYGATYDQVINLAEDMIIYVVKYVRDLHGKELEDKLNRQLPEFKKPFRRYTHAEAVEIVNKLGCENPKGSEIRWECEKLLSAYHDNPFFIIDYPKGARGFYDREDPERPGILRDFDMLYPEGFGEAISGAEREYEPVKVIARMRESGEDPNKYRWYLMMLREFYPLKTAGFGIGVERLTRYICGLRAVWEARPYPKLAGIGPTP